Proteins encoded by one window of Tubulanus polymorphus chromosome 7, tnTubPoly1.2, whole genome shotgun sequence:
- the LOC141908850 gene encoding large ribosomal subunit protein mL51-like has product MLKVLALPGSIATRCRQQLLITINRLSSSYDNKKTLSSSSKVYDSKSPQLNEVTRYEAYEDFAAPSPYKKPGPRRHGFRSNYYTGGPMPRLDGPDVKPLPHKPVKIKTPWQQKKSFTFGQNDYIDILGEGTLKPRNLIRGPQWLIGFRGNELQRLVRRMNFEGEYLKEFYPTNYHSMAKRVHYVYKRYNRRRHRYHGHKTSNQVRDNR; this is encoded by the exons ATGTTGAAAGTACTGGCGCTACCCGGATCAATCGCCACCAGATGTCGCCAGCAGTTATTGATCACGATCAATCGGTTGTCTTCCAgctatgataataaaaaaacgtTGTCGTCTTCGAGTAAAGTTTACGATTCGAAGTCGCCGCAGCTGAACGAGGTCACTCGCTATGAAGCGTACGAAGATTTCGCGGCACCTTCGCCTTACAAAAAACCCGGTCCGCGTCGACATGGTTTTCGCTCTAATTATTACACAGGAG GTCCAATGCCGAGGCTCGACGGTCCAGATGTGAAACCTCTGCCGCATAAACCGGTTAAAATAAAGACTCCTTGGCAACAGAAAAAATCTTTCACATTCGGACAGAATGATTATATAG ATATACTCGGCGAAGGTACGCTAAAACCTCGCAACTTGATTCGCGGGCCGCAGTGGCTGATCGGTTTCCGCGGTAATGAACTGCAGCGTCTCGTGCGGCGGATGAATTTCGAGGGGGAATATTTAAAAGAGTTTTACCCGACGAATTATCACAGCATGGCGAAACGTGTTCACTACGTGTATAAACGATATAACAGACGTCGACACCGATATCACGGACACAAAACATCGAATCAAGTTCGAGACAATAGATAA